From the Nerophis ophidion isolate RoL-2023_Sa linkage group LG18, RoL_Noph_v1.0, whole genome shotgun sequence genome, one window contains:
- the get1 gene encoding guided entry of tail-anchored proteins factor 1: MAAGYAWFLVLGSVFLCNLMKTLLPSISSFLCKTVQKDAEEETEMRAEIQAMKKEQSSISMMDQFARYARLDRKINKMTDKLKTHVKSRTGQQAKMKWVVSIVFYILQAALMISLIWKYYSDPVTVVPSKWIAPVERLVAFPTGVTGGVGITCWLVVCNKVVTLALQAFS; the protein is encoded by the exons atggcgGCTGGTTACGCCTGGTTTCTCGTTTTAGGCTCAGTTTTCCTCTGTAATCTGATGAAAACACTCTTGCCGAGTATTTCCTCATTT CTCTGCAAGACGGTCCAGAAGGATGCCGAAGAGGAGACCGAAATGAGGGCAGAAATCCAGGCGATGAAGAAGGAGCAGTCGTCTATCAGCATGATGGATCAGTTCGCTCGGTATGCACGATTGGATCGCAAGATCAACAAAATGACGGATAAGCTCAAAACACATG TAAAATCCAGGACTGGACAACAAGCCAAAATGAAATGGGTTGTCAGCATTGTGTTTTACATACTGCAG GCTGCATTGATGATATCTTTGATATGGAAGTATTATTCTGACCCAGTGACAGTGGTTCCTAGTAAATGGATTGCCCCCGTGGAGCGCCTTGTTGCTTTCCCAACTGGAGTCACTG GTGGAGTGGGGATCACATGCTGGTTGGTAGTGTGCAACAAAGTGGTTACGCTGGCTCTCCAagcattcagttaa